From Corvus moneduloides isolate bCorMon1 chromosome 4, bCorMon1.pri, whole genome shotgun sequence, one genomic window encodes:
- the LOC116442591 gene encoding histone H2A-IV has protein sequence MSGRGKQGGKARAKAKSRSSRAGLQFPVGRVHRLLRKGNYAERVGAGAPVYLAAVLEYLTAEILELAGNAARDNKKTRIIPRHLQLAIRNDEELNKLLGKVTIAQGGVLPNIQAVLLPKKTDSHKAKAK, from the coding sequence ATGTCCGGCCGGGGCAAGCAGGGCGGGAAGGCGCGCGCCAAGGCCAAGTCGCGCTCGTCGCGGGCCGGGCTGCAGTTCCCCGTGGGCCGCGTGCACCGGCTGCTGCGCAAGGGCAACTACGCGGAGCGCGTGGGCGCCGGCGCCCCGGTGTACCTGGCGGCCGTGCTGGAGTACCTGACGGCCGAGATCCTGGAGCTGGCGGGCAACGCGGCCCGCGACAACAAGAAGACGCGCATCATCCCCCGCCACCTGCAGCTCGCCATCCGCAACGACGAGGAGCTCAACAAGCTGCTGGGCAAGGTGACGATCGCGCAGGGCGGCGTGCTGCCCAACATCCAGGCCGTGCTGCTGCCCAAGAAGACCGACAGCCACAAAGCTAAAGCCAAGTAA
- the LOC116442602 gene encoding histone H2B 8: MPEPAKSAPAPKKGSKKAVTKTQKKGDKKRRKTRKESYSIYVYKVLKQVHPDTGISSKAMGIMNSFVNDIFERIAGEASRLAHYNKRSTITSREIQTAVRLLLPGELAKHAVSEGTKAVTKYTSSK; this comes from the coding sequence ATGCCGGAACCAGCTAAATCCGCTCCCGCGCCCAAGAAGGGCTCCAAGAAGGCGGTCACCAAGACCCAAAAGAAAGGGGACAAGAAACGTAGAAAGACTAGGAAAGAGAGCTACTCGATCTACGTGTACAAGGTGCTGAAGCAGGTGCACCCCGACACGGGCATCTCGTCCAAGGCCATGGGCATCATGAACTCCTTCGTCAACGACATCTTCGAGCGCATCGCCGGCGAGGCGTCGCGCCTGGCGCACTACAACAAGCGCTCCACCATCACGTCGCGGGAGATCCAGACGGCCgtgcggctgctgctgcccggcGAGCTGGCCAAGCACGCCGTGTCCGAGGGCACCAAGGCTGTCACCAAGTACACCAGCTCCAAGTAG
- the LOC116442611 gene encoding histone H4 — translation MSGRGKGGKGLGKGGAKRHRKVLRDNIQGITKPAIRRLARRGGVKRISGLIYEETRGVLKVFLENVIRDAVTYTEHAKRKTVTAMDVVYALKRQGRTLYGFGG, via the coding sequence ATGTCTGGTCGGGGTAAGGGCGGTAAGGGGCTCGGCAAGGGCGGCGCCAAGCGCCACCGCAAGGTGCTGCGCGACAACATCCAGGGCATCACCAAGCCGGCCATCCGCCGCCTGGCTCGGCGCGGCGGCGTCAAGCGCATCTCGGGGCTCATCTATGAGGAGACGCGCGGCGTGCTCAAGGTGTTCCTGGAGAACGTGATCCGCGACGCCGTCACCTACACGGAGCACGCCAAGAGGAAGACGGTCACGGCCATGGACGTGGTCTACGCCCTCAAGCGCCAGGGTCGCACCCTCTACGGCTTTGGCGGCTAA
- the LOC116442614 gene encoding histone H4, translating into MSGRGKGGKGLGKGGAKRHRKVLRDNIQGITKPAIRRLARRGGVKRISGLIYEETRGVLKVFLENVIRDAVTYTEHAKRKTVTAMDVVYALKRQGRTLYGFGG; encoded by the coding sequence ATGTCTGGTCGGGGTAAGGGCGGTAAGGGGCTCGGCAAGGGCGGCGCCAAGCGCCACCGCAAGGTGCTGCGTGACAACATCCAGGGCATCACCAAGCCGGCCATCCGCCGCCTGGCTCGGCGCGGCGGCGTCAAGCGCATCTCGGGGCTCATCTATGAGGAGACGCGCGGCGTGCTCAAGGTGTTCCTGGAGAACGTGATCCGCGACGCCGTCACCTACACGGAGCACGCCAAGAGGAAGACGGTCACGGCCATGGACGTGGTCTACGCCCTCAAGCGCCAGGGTCGCACCCTCTACGGCTTTGGCGGCTAA